In Streptococcus sp. SN-1, a single genomic region encodes these proteins:
- a CDS encoding SPJ_0845 family protein, protein MAVKFTKTDDLDKMFEEFAKLPDLKQVTFPDDKEKKVKAEKKN, encoded by the coding sequence ATGGCTGTAAAATTTACAAAAACGGACGACTTGGACAAGATGTTTGAAGAGTTTGCGAAACTCCCTGATTTGAAGCAAGTTACTTTCCCTGATGACAAAGAGAAAAAAGTCAAAGCAGAAAAGAAAAACTAG
- a CDS encoding permease, with the protein MTAFQQLPSSVLQTGAIFLSIIIEALPFVLIGSIVSGLIEVYITPDKVYHFLPRNRWGRIFFGTFVGILFPSCECGIVPIINRFLEKKVPSYTAVPFLVTAPVINPIVLFATYSAFGNSFHVALLRALGSIVVAVILGIVLGFFWQEPIQKENRLACHEHDFSHLKPTKKGFQVFVQAIDEFFDTGRYLVFGCLFASVIQVYVPTRILTSISATPLFAILLLMLLAFLLSLCSEADAFIGASLLSSFGLAPVLAFLVIGPMLDIKNILMMKNYLKARFISHFITIVTLVVLVYSLLIGVIL; encoded by the coding sequence ATGACTGCTTTCCAACAACTCCCATCTAGTGTGCTTCAAACTGGGGCTATTTTTCTCTCTATAATTATTGAAGCCCTACCCTTTGTTCTGATTGGAAGTATTGTTTCAGGGCTGATTGAGGTTTATATCACACCTGACAAGGTTTATCATTTTCTCCCTCGAAATCGTTGGGGGAGAATCTTTTTTGGCACCTTCGTCGGGATTCTTTTTCCCTCTTGTGAATGTGGAATTGTCCCCATTATCAACCGTTTTCTGGAAAAGAAGGTTCCTAGTTACACGGCTGTTCCCTTTCTTGTAACAGCACCTGTCATCAATCCCATTGTTCTCTTTGCAACCTATTCTGCCTTTGGCAACTCCTTCCATGTCGCTCTGTTACGAGCTCTGGGTTCTATTGTTGTGGCTGTGATACTTGGGATTGTTCTAGGATTTTTCTGGCAAGAACCGATTCAAAAAGAAAATCGTTTGGCCTGTCATGAGCACGATTTTTCTCACTTGAAACCTACAAAAAAAGGTTTTCAAGTCTTTGTGCAAGCCATTGATGAATTTTTTGATACGGGACGCTATTTGGTATTCGGCTGTCTCTTTGCCTCTGTTATACAGGTCTATGTTCCGACACGGATTCTAACCTCTATCAGTGCGACCCCTCTTTTTGCCATCCTGCTCTTGATGCTTTTGGCCTTTCTTCTTTCTCTCTGTAGTGAGGCCGATGCTTTTATCGGGGCTTCTCTTCTCTCGAGTTTCGGCTTGGCACCAGTTTTGGCCTTTCTCGTCATTGGCCCAATGCTGGATATCAAAAATATTCTCATGATGAAAAATTACTTGAAAGCACGATTTATCAGTCACTTCATAACGATTGTGACTCTTGTCGTCTTAGTGTATTCTCTCTTGATTGGAGTTATCCTATGA
- a CDS encoding TIGR03943 family protein, producing the protein MIRFLVLASYFELTIYLHLSGKLNQYINMHYSYLAYISMVLSFILAIVQLYIWMKQVKTHSHLNSRLAKVTSVALLAIPIVVGLTFPTVSLDSQTVSAKGYHFPLSEGTDQAIQTSEGTTSQYLKPDTSSYFSKSAYEKEMRTAADKYLSQDSIQITNENYMEVMEAIYDYPDEFEGKTVQFTGFVYNDPSHANSQFLFRFGIIHCIADSGVYGLLTKGNTRQYENNTWITAKGKLVNHYHKELKQNLPTLEIDSFTKVDKPENPYVYRVF; encoded by the coding sequence ATGATTCGATTTTTAGTTTTAGCTAGCTATTTTGAATTGACCATCTATCTCCATCTGTCGGGCAAGTTAAACCAGTACATCAACATGCACTATTCCTATCTGGCCTATATTTCCATGGTACTTTCCTTTATTTTGGCAATTGTTCAACTGTATATCTGGATGAAGCAAGTCAAAACCCATAGTCATCTGAACAGCCGATTGGCGAAGGTTACTAGTGTTGCTCTTCTGGCCATTCCTATTGTCGTCGGTTTAACTTTTCCAACTGTTAGCTTGGATTCTCAGACCGTTTCTGCCAAAGGCTATCACTTCCCCCTATCGGAAGGAACGGATCAAGCCATTCAGACAAGTGAAGGGACGACAAGCCAATATTTGAAACCAGATACCAGTTCTTATTTTTCAAAATCAGCCTATGAAAAGGAAATGCGAACGGCAGCGGATAAATATTTGTCCCAAGATAGCATTCAGATCACTAATGAAAACTATATGGAAGTCATGGAGGCTATCTACGACTATCCAGATGAATTTGAGGGCAAGACAGTCCAGTTCACAGGCTTTGTCTATAATGACCCCAGTCATGCTAATAGCCAATTTTTATTCCGCTTCGGCATTATTCACTGTATCGCAGATTCAGGTGTCTATGGATTGCTGACCAAGGGAAATACCCGTCAGTATGAGAACAACACCTGGATAACAGCCAAAGGAAAACTAGTCAATCATTACCATAAAGAACTCAAACAAAATCTCCCAACCTTGGAAATCGACAGCTTTACCAAAGTCGATAAACCAGAAAATCCCTATGTGTATCGAGTGTTTTAA
- a CDS encoding DUF896 family protein: MDPKKIARINELAKKKKEEGLTPEEKVEQAKLREEYIEGYRRTVRHHIEGIKIVDEEGNDVTPEKLRQVQREKGLHGRSLDDPNS, encoded by the coding sequence ATGGATCCGAAAAAAATTGCTCGTATCAACGAGCTCGCTAAAAAGAAAAAAGAAGAAGGCTTGACCCCAGAAGAAAAAGTAGAACAAGCCAAACTACGTGAGGAGTACATCGAAGGTTATCGTCGCACTGTTCGTCACCACATCGAAGGAATTAAAATTGTGGACGAAGAAGGAAACGATGTTACACCAGAGAAACTACGTCAAGTCCAACGTGAAAAAGGGTTACATGGCCGTAGTCTTGATGACCCAAATTCATAA
- the glyS gene encoding glycine--tRNA ligase subunit beta, whose product MTKNLLVELGLEELPAYVVTPSEKQLGEKMAAFLKENRLSFEAIQTFSTPRRLAIRVTGLADKQSDLTEDFKGPAKKIALDSDGNFTKAAQGFVRGKGLTVEDIEFREIKGEEYVYVTKEEVGQAVEAIVPGVVDVLKSLTFPVSMHWAGNSFEYIRPVHTLTVLLDEEEFDLDFLDIKGGRVSRGHRFLGQETKIQSALSYEEDLRKQFVIADPREREQMIVNQIKEIEAKHGVRIEIDADLLNEVLNLVEYPTAFMGSFDAKYLEVPEEVLVTSMKEHQRYFVVRDQDGNLLPNFISVRNGNAEHLENVIKGNEKVLVARLEDGEFFWREDQKLVISDLVEKLNNVTFHEKIGSLREHMIRTGQIAILLAEKAGLSADETIDLARAAAIYKFDLLTGMVGEFDELQGIMGEKYALLAGETPAVAAAIREHYMPTSAEGELPKSKVGAVLAIADKLDTILSFFSVGLIPSGSNDPYALRRATQGVVRILDAFGWHIAMDELIDSLYALTFDSLTYENKAEVMDFIKARVDKMMGSTPKDIKEAVLAGSNFVVAEMLEASSALVEASKEEDFKPSVESLSRAFNLAEKAEGVVAVDSALFENEEEKALAEAVESLVLSGTASQQLKQLFALSPVIDAFFENTMVMAEDEAVRQNRLAILSQLTKKASKLARFNQINTK is encoded by the coding sequence ATGACAAAAAACTTATTAGTAGAACTCGGTCTTGAAGAATTACCAGCCTATGTTGTCACACCAAGTGAAAAACAACTAGGTGAAAAAATGGCAGCCTTTCTCAAGGAAAACCGCTTGTCTTTTGAAGCTATTCAGACCTTCTCAACACCACGTCGTTTGGCTATTCGTGTAACTGGTCTTGCAGACAAACAGTCTGATTTGACAGAAGATTTCAAGGGACCAGCAAAGAAAATTGCCTTGGATAGTGATGGAAACTTCACCAAAGCAGCTCAAGGATTTGTCCGTGGGAAAGGCTTGACAGTTGAAGATATTGAATTCCGTGAAATCAAGGGTGAAGAATATGTCTATGTTACCAAGGAAGAAGTGGGTCAAGCAGTTGAAGCCATTGTTCCTGGTGTTGTGGATGTCTTGAAGTCACTGACTTTCCCTGTCAGCATGCACTGGGCTGGAAATAGCTTTGAATACATTCGTCCTGTTCACACTTTAACTGTTCTTTTAGATGAAGAAGAGTTTGATTTGGATTTCCTTGATATTAAGGGAGGGCGTGTGAGCCGTGGCCATCGTTTCTTAGGACAAGAAACCAAGATTCAGTCAGCATTGAGCTATGAAGAAGATCTTCGTAAGCAGTTTGTAATCGCAGATCCACGTGAACGTGAGCAAATGATTGTTAACCAAATCAAGGAAATTGAGGCAAAACATGGTGTACGTATCGAAATTGATGCGGATTTACTGAATGAAGTCTTGAACTTGGTTGAATACCCAACTGCCTTTATGGGAAGCTTTGATGCCAAATACCTTGAAGTTCCGGAAGAAGTCTTGGTGACTTCGATGAAAGAACACCAACGTTACTTTGTTGTTCGTGATCAAGATGGAAATCTCTTGCCAAACTTCATTTCTGTCCGTAACGGAAACGCAGAGCATTTGGAAAATGTCATCAAAGGTAATGAAAAAGTCTTGGTCGCTCGCTTAGAAGACGGTGAATTCTTCTGGCGTGAAGACCAAAAATTAGTTATTTCTGACCTTGTTGAGAAATTAAACAATGTGACCTTCCATGAGAAAATCGGTTCCCTTCGTGAACACATGATTCGTACGGGTCAGATTGCTATTCTCTTGGCAGAAAAAGCAGGTTTGTCAGCTGATGAAACGATTGACCTAGCCCGTGCAGCTGCTATTTACAAGTTTGACTTGTTGACAGGTATGGTTGGTGAATTTGACGAGCTCCAAGGAATTATGGGTGAAAAATATGCCCTTCTTGCTGGTGAAACTCCAGCGGTGGCAGCTGCTATTCGTGAACACTACATGCCTACATCAGCTGAAGGAGAACTTCCAAAGAGCAAAGTCGGCGCAGTGCTTGCCATTGCAGACAAATTGGACACTATTTTGAGTTTCTTCTCAGTAGGTTTGATTCCATCAGGTTCTAATGACCCTTATGCCCTTCGTCGTGCAACTCAAGGTGTAGTTCGTATCTTGGATGCCTTTGGTTGGCACATTGCTATGGATGAGCTGATTGATAGCCTTTATGCTTTAACATTTGACAGCTTGACTTATGAAAATAAAGCAGAGGTTATGGACTTTATCAAGGCTCGTGTTGATAAGATGATGGGCTCTACTCCAAAAGATATCAAGGAAGCAGTTCTTGCAGGATCAAACTTTGTTGTAGCAGAGATGCTGGAAGCATCAAGTGCTCTCGTAGAAGCAAGCAAGGAAGAAGACTTCAAACCATCTGTCGAATCACTTTCTCGTGCCTTTAACTTGGCTGAGAAGGCAGAAGGAGTTGTTGCAGTTGATTCAGCACTTTTTGAGAATGAAGAAGAGAAAGCTTTGGCAGAAGCTGTAGAGTCGCTTGTTTTATCAGGTACTGCAAGTCAACAATTGAAACAACTCTTTGCTCTTAGCCCAGTCATTGATGCCTTCTTTGAAAATACCATGGTTATGGCTGAAGACGAGGCAGTTCGTCAAAATCGTTTGGCAATCTTGTCGCAATTAACCAAGAAAGCATCTAAGCTTGCTCGTTTTAACCAAATTAATACTAAATAA
- the glyQ gene encoding glycine--tRNA ligase subunit alpha — translation MFKKLTFQEIILTLQQFWNDQGCMLMQAYDNEKGAGTMSPYTFLRAIGPEPWNAAYVEPSRRPADGRYGENPNRLYQHHQFQVVMKPSPSNIQELYLESLEKLGINPLEHDIRFVEDNWENPSTGSAGLGWEVWLDGMEITQFTYFQQVGGLATGPVTAEVTYGLERLASYIQEVDSVYDIEWADGVKYGEIFIQPEYEHSKYSFEISDQEMLLENFDKFEKEAGRALEEGLVHPAYDYVLKCSHTFNLLDARGAVSVTERAGYIARIRNLARVVAKTFVAERKRLGYPLLDEETRAKLLAEDAE, via the coding sequence ATGTTTAAGAAATTAACATTTCAAGAAATTATTTTGACTTTGCAACAATTTTGGAATGACCAAGGTTGTATGCTTATGCAGGCTTATGATAATGAAAAAGGTGCGGGAACCATGAGTCCTTACACTTTCCTTCGTGCTATTGGTCCTGAGCCATGGAATGCGGCTTATGTAGAGCCATCACGCCGTCCTGCTGACGGTCGCTACGGGGAAAACCCTAACCGTCTTTACCAACACCACCAATTCCAAGTAGTTATGAAACCTTCTCCATCAAATATTCAAGAGCTTTACCTTGAGTCTTTGGAAAAATTGGGTATCAATCCATTGGAACACGATATTCGTTTCGTTGAGGATAACTGGGAAAATCCATCAACTGGTTCAGCTGGTCTTGGTTGGGAAGTTTGGCTTGACGGGATGGAAATTACTCAGTTTACTTATTTCCAACAAGTCGGTGGATTGGCAACTGGCCCTGTGACTGCTGAAGTTACTTATGGTTTGGAACGCTTGGCTTCTTATATCCAAGAGGTTGATTCTGTCTATGATATCGAATGGGCTGATGGTGTAAAATACGGAGAAATCTTTATCCAGCCTGAGTACGAGCATTCAAAATACTCATTTGAAATTTCGGACCAAGAAATGTTGCTTGAAAACTTTGATAAGTTCGAAAAAGAAGCTGGTCGTGCCTTGGAAGAGGGCTTGGTTCACCCTGCCTATGACTATGTTCTCAAATGTTCACACACCTTTAACCTGCTTGACGCGCGTGGTGCCGTATCTGTAACGGAGCGCGCGGGCTATATCGCTCGTATCCGTAACCTGGCCCGTGTCGTAGCCAAAACCTTTGTCGCAGAACGCAAACGCCTAGGTTACCCACTTTTAGATGAAGAAACAAGAGCTAAACTCTTAGCAGAAGACGCAGAATAA
- a CDS encoding elongation factor Tu → MENLYLVKDDSQLAAFRDFVVRNTEKLKDYQSFLKNELAVCDLPQAVIWSSFNAATQIIRESAVPAYTNNRRMVMTPDLAVWKELYLYQLMDYECSQQTQAIESHYHSLSENFLLQIVGHELAHWSEHFLDDFDGYDSYIWFEEGMVEYISRKYFLTAEEFQAEKICNQSLVELFQKKYGWHSLNDFGSSTYDKNYASIFYEYWRSFLTVDKLVENLGSVQAVFDSYHLWANTDKTLPLLNWFVQQKLIEKEI, encoded by the coding sequence GTGGAAAACCTTTATCTTGTAAAAGACGATAGTCAACTAGCTGCATTTCGTGATTTTGTAGTAAGAAATACTGAAAAGTTGAAAGATTATCAATCTTTTTTAAAGAATGAACTTGCAGTCTGTGATTTACCGCAAGCCGTTATTTGGTCAAGTTTTAATGCTGCTACACAGATTATTAGGGAAAGCGCTGTTCCAGCCTATACAAATAATAGACGAATGGTTATGACGCCTGATTTAGCTGTTTGGAAAGAGTTGTATTTGTATCAGTTGATGGACTACGAGTGTTCTCAGCAAACTCAAGCAATAGAAAGTCACTATCATTCTTTATCTGAAAATTTCCTCTTACAGATTGTAGGACATGAGTTAGCTCATTGGTCGGAGCATTTTTTAGATGATTTTGATGGTTATGACTCTTATATCTGGTTCGAAGAGGGGATGGTTGAATATATTAGTCGCAAGTATTTCTTGACAGCAGAGGAATTTCAAGCGGAAAAAATTTGTAATCAATCTCTCGTAGAACTTTTTCAGAAGAAGTATGGTTGGCATTCATTGAATGATTTTGGTTCCTCTACTTATGATAAGAACTATGCAAGTATTTTTTATGAATACTGGCGCAGTTTTTTGACAGTAGATAAGTTGGTAGAAAATCTAGGTAGTGTACAAGCGGTCTTTGATTCTTATCATCTATGGGCAAATACAGATAAAACTCTTCCCTTGTTGAATTGGTTTGTTCAGCAGAAATTAATTGAAAAAGAAATATAA
- a CDS encoding aldo/keto reductase, with translation MKSYTLNNGVTIPVLGFGTWKAENGEIAYQAVLEALKAGYRHIDTAAIYKNEESVGRAIQDSGVPREEIFVTSKLWNTNHTYEQARQAFEESLEKLGLNYLDLYLIHWPNPKPLRENNHWKIRNSEVWRAMEDLYLEGKIRAIGVSNFLPHHLDALLETAKILPAVNQVRLAPGVYQEEVVDYCREKGILLEAWGPFGQGELFDSKEVQEIAANHGKSVAQIALAWSLAEGFLPLPKSVTASRIEANLDCFGIELSHEELETLKTIAVQSGAPRVDDMDF, from the coding sequence ATGAAATCTTACACTTTAAATAATGGCGTTACAATTCCAGTTCTAGGATTTGGAACCTGGAAAGCTGAAAATGGGGAGATTGCCTACCAAGCTGTCCTAGAGGCTTTAAAGGCAGGCTATCGCCATATTGATACGGCAGCGATTTATAAAAATGAAGAAAGCGTTGGTCGTGCTATTCAAGATAGTGGCGTTCCGCGTGAGGAAATTTTTGTAACCAGTAAATTGTGGAATACAAACCACACCTATGAGCAAGCTCGTCAGGCTTTTGAAGAGTCTTTAGAGAAGCTGGGTTTGAATTATTTGGATTTGTATTTGATTCATTGGCCAAATCCAAAACCACTCAGAGAAAATAACCACTGGAAAATCCGAAATTCAGAAGTTTGGAGAGCGATGGAGGATCTTTACCTAGAAGGTAAAATCCGTGCTATCGGTGTTAGTAATTTCCTTCCCCATCATTTGGATGCCTTGCTTGAAACAGCAAAAATTCTTCCAGCGGTCAATCAAGTTCGTTTGGCTCCAGGTGTCTATCAAGAGGAAGTCGTAGATTACTGTCGAGAAAAAGGAATTTTATTGGAAGCTTGGGGACCTTTTGGTCAGGGAGAACTATTTGATAGTAAGGAAGTCCAAGAAATCGCGGCAAATCATGGAAAATCGGTTGCTCAGATAGCCTTGGCCTGGAGCTTAGCAGAAGGATTTTTACCACTTCCGAAATCTGTCACAGCTTCTCGTATTGAAGCTAATCTTGATTGCTTTGGAATTGAACTGAGTCATGAGGAGCTAGAAACATTAAAAACGATAGCTGTTCAGTCGGGTGCTCCACGAGTTGATGATATGGATTTCTAG